The DNA segment CCAGGTGGCGAGCAAGGTTTCCAGGGGGCGGCCGTAGAGGTGACGGATCACCGTGCGTTCCAGGGCCATGCCGATGCCGGCGGTGACAAAAAACGCCACCGGCAGCGCGATCAGCGGGTAGAACTCGATTGCCTGGGGCATGTAGCGCTGCATCAGCAACTGCACCACGTAGGTGGAGTAGGCACCGAGCATCAACATCTCGCCGTGGGCCATGTTGATCACCCCGAGCAAGCCGAAGGTGATCGCCAGGCCCAGGGCCGCCAGCAGCAGGATCGAACCCAGGGACATGCCGCTGAAGGCTTGCCCGAGGATCTCGCCCACCAGCAACTTGCGCTTGACCTGGGCCAGGCTGGTTTCGGCGGCGGTGTGCACCCCGGCATCGGTTTCCACGCCGGGCGCCAGCAAGGCTTCCAGGCGCGTGCGGGCCAGCGGGTCGCCGGTGCTGCCAAGCAGGCGCACGGCAGCCAGGCGCACGGCCGGATCGGGGTCGACCAGTTGCAGGTTGGCCAGGGCCAGGCTCAGGGCACTGTGGACGTCGTCGTCGGCTTCGCTGGCGAGTTGCTGGTCGAGGAATTTCAGTTGCGCAGGCTGCGCGCTTTTTTGCAGGGTCCGCGCAGCGGCCAGGCGCACCGTGGGATCGGCGGCGAGCAGTTGTTGGCTGGCCTGCACATTATCGATCAGGCCGCGCAGGCGGTTGTTCAGGCGCACGGTCTTGGGTTCGCCGTTGACCGTGAGTTGGCCTTGTTGCAGGGCGTTGACCAACTCGATGCGCGCCGGGTCAGGCTGGGCGGCCCAGTCCTGCAACAGCTTGGCTTGTTGGCTCGGGTTGGCGGCGAGGAAGTCTTCGGCATCACCGGCGTGTGCGGCCAGGGGCAGCAACAGCAGGCAGGCCAGGAGGAAGCGGTGGAGGGCAGTGGGCATAAACAAATGTCCTGGTCATGCGCGGACTAGGTTTATGTGGGAGCGGCGATTCGACCTGCTCCCACATTTGATCTGTGGTGCGGTTTAGTTGCTCTTCACCGCGTGATCCGGCTTCTTGTCATTGCCAGGGATGTACGGGCTCCACGGCTGGGCACGGATCGGCCCTTCGGTCTGCCACACCACCGAGAACTGGCCGTCGGACTGGATCTCGCCAATCATCACCGGCTTGTGCAGGTGGTGGTTGGTCTTGTCCATGGTCAGGGTGTAGCCCGACGGTGCCGCAAAAGTCTGGCCGGCCAGGGCTTCGCGCACCTTGTCGACGTCGGTGGACTTGGCTTTCTCAGCGGCCTGCGCCCACATATGGATGCCGACGTAGGTGGCTTCCATCGGGTCGTTGGTCACCGCTTTATCGGCGCCCGGCAGGTTGTGTTTCTTGGCGTAGGCTTTCCAGTCGGCGACGAACTTGGCGTTGACCGGGTTTTCTACCGACTGGAAGTAGTTCCACGCCGCCAGGTTGCCCACCAGCGGCTTGGTGTCGATGCCGCGCAGTTCTTCTTCGCCCACCGAGAACGCCACCACCGGTACCTCGGTCGCCTTCAGGCCCTGGTTGGCCAGTTCCTTGTAGAACGGCACGTTGGAGTCGCCATTGACCGTGGAGACCACGGCGGTCTTGCCGCCCGCCGAGAACTTTTTGATGTTGGCCACGATGGTCTGGTAATCGCTATGGCCGAACGGGGTGTAGACCTCTTCGATGTCCTTGTCGGCCACGCCTTTGGAATGCAGGAACGCACGCAGGATCTTGTTGGTGGTGCGCGGGTACACGTAGTCGGTGCCCAGCAGGAAGAAACGCTTGGCGCTGCCGCCTTCTTCGCTCATCAGGTATTCCACTGCCGGGATCGCCTGCTGGTTCGGCGCGGCGCCGGTGTAGAACACGTTGGGCGACATTTCTTCGCCTTCGTATTGCACCGGGTAGAACAGCAGGCCGTTGAGTTCTTCGAACACCGGCAGCACCGATTTACGCGACACCGAGGTCCAGCAGCCGAACACCACCGCGACCTTGTCCTGGGTCAGCAACTGTCGGCCCTTTTCGGCGAACAGCGGCCAGTTGGAGGCCGGGTCGACCACCACCGCTTCGAGCATCTTGCCGTTCACTCCGCCCTTGGCGTTGATCTCGTCGATGGTCATCAGCGCCATGTCCTTGAGGGACGTTTCGGAAATGGCCATGGTCCCGGACAGCGAATGCAGGATGCCGACCTTGATGGTCTCGGCGGCCTGGACGGTCCAGGTCAGGCCCATGGCGGCAATGGATGCCGACAGAGTGAAAGCCTTGATCAAGCTGCGACGCTTCATGGTGCGATCTCCAGAACTGATTATTTTCATGAGGGCAGATAGGGGCATTGCTGGAGCGTTTGCAAAGGCTGTGCCTAGTGCCTGCACCGCGCGGTTGCAGGGGCTATCGACTGGGTGGGCAAGGCACGCTGCACCAAGTGAGGGCCTGTTTTGCATGCTGGTGCGTGAGGCGCGCCCGAATAGGGCAGGGCGCGACGGCAGATAACTATCTAGCGCCCCCTGCCAGGCCGCAGCGGTGATTATTTGGCTGGCTGTGTGGCCAGCGTCTGGCCACAGCGATTATCCAATTGGAGGGGATGTCATGGAGCGACCTAAACGCGGCTGGTTCGGGGGCGGTTTGCAGTCAGATGCGGTGCTGCCGCCAGTGGGGCCGGCCTTTGCCAGCATGGATGATGCGGCTCGTTATGCTCATCAGCAGATTGGTCGGCGGCGGGATGTGGAGTACGGCGGAGTGATTCTGGAGAGCCTGGCGGATGGTTACTTTCATTCCACCGAGCCCATCGCCGGGGAGCGCAATAGTTTCGATCACTGGAAGGTACTGAAGGTCGACAGCAATGGGCAGTACCTGGCCCCGGAAGGCTATCGGTGTGTGGCCGACTACCACTCTCACCCCGATCTGTTCGATGAGTTCGAAGCCAATAATCCGCAGTTTTCCGATCGTCAGGTCCGGGCGCTGAACGGCTTTTTTTCGGACATTGATCTGGCCATCAATATTCTGGAGCGCGGTTTTTTCTCTGCGTCCTATCTGTCCGCTCCCGACGGCGCGCTGCTCAAGCATGTCACCAGCGGCTCGGAAGAGGAGCGCCGTTTCGGGGTCTGGCTTGATCAAAAGCTGCACTTCAATCATGAGGACGGGATCCCCGACAACAAACCGGAAAGCCTTATCAAGAAGGTGCTCAGTGTCAGCCAACTGTCCTTTGTGGTGTCCAGTCCCTTGTGGGGCGGTTCGGTGGGCACCGTTCCCAAGCAGTGGCAGCCGTATTCACCCTTTGCTTCACACACCTACGACCTGCCTGCCTGCGGGCCTGTCCAGGCGGGACTGACGGCTGCGTTGGCGGTGCTGCAGGCGCGCAGCCCCCAGCGGACACGGCCGGTGTTTATCCTCAAGCACGTCGACAAAGAAGACTATGTGCTGAGCGAACCCCAGGCCGATGGCGCACCGGCGCTGTCGGTTCAACAGCTCTTCCCGCGCACCCCGGATGGCAAGCGCGTGGTGCACGACCATTTTCATTGGGTCGGGGTCTATCTGGGAAAAACCCCGACGCCAGTGCGGCTCGCCGCCCTGGAACCCTGGCTGTACCGTAACTTCTTTACTCCGCTTGAGCTGGCGACCCAGCTTTATCAGGGGCACCAGGCCACGGATTTACTGGGGCCGGGGCGCCAGCTGTGGTTCTATCGCAACCTCAACGATGGCGCGTTGTTGCGATACACCTGTGGGTTTTCGGCGGCTGAGACGGAGCTTTTTCGCGTCGCGCCCAGCGGTCGGGTGGTGGATAACCAGATTGATTCGGCGCTGCTTGCCGGCACGTTGCGGCCGCGGGATTTTGTACTGCGCGTGGCAGCGGCCGGGCATTTGGCGGTGATCCGGGCAGGGAAGATCTGGGACAAGGTTGGCCCGGTCGATGGGCACTGGCGTGCTTGTTCGTTGATTCCCAAGCCCGTCTTGAGCCCGCCTTTTGCCACGGCCGACGATGCTGCCCGCTGGGCCCACAATCGGATCGGCGAGCGGCGTGACAAGGAGTATGGCGGCGCGGTACTGAAACAGGGCGGGCGTTATTTCGCCACTGAGCCGGTGGCCGGTGCGTCCATTCAGTTTGATTTCCGCACCATGATGGCCACCGACGAGCATGACTACTTCATTGCACCGTCGCCCTATGACTGCCACGCCTTCTACCATTCGCATCCGGCAGGCTCCGCTGGGGAACAACAGCTGCACGAACAGTTTTCCGCCGACCAGGTCAGGGTGTTTATCAGCTTTTTCTCGTCGGCCGACCAGGCGTTTATCATCGGTAACCGCGAGTTCGCCCCGGCCCACTATCTCTCGGGGCCGGAGGGCTCTTTGCTCAAGTACATGAGCAGCGGCTCGGCAGCGGAGCAGAAGCTGCTCAAGCAACTGACCGGCGAGCTGGAGATCGAGCCATTCACTGACTTTGAAGGGGCCATCTGGGGCTTTGCGGATGTTGGAGACCTGCGGGTGGTTTTGCCCAATCGTGTCTGGGGCGGTGCTCGCGGTCGGATATCCAGAGGCTGGCGTCTCGGCAACCCGGTCGCCCCCGCCGGCAGTGTGCAGGAACAGCCGTTCTTTACGCCGGTCGCCGGCATGGGGCATGTGGCGGCGCTGATCGCCCTGAATAATCTCGACTCGCTGCCGCCTGCTGCATACCAGGGGTTTGTCCTCAAGCATCAGACCCGCTCGTCGTATGTCGCGACGTTACCGGTGGCGGCGGGCTCGACCCTGGCAAGCCTGTTCCCGACCCGCGCCGACGGTCAGCCGAAACTGCTCTCTAACTATCGGGTGGTCGGCGTCTACCGGAACGCACCGCGCTTCGAGCCCGGGCAATTGCCGGCCAGCGAAGCCTGGTTGTACAAGCGCTTTGCCAGCCCGGCGCTGTGGGTGGACGCCATGACTCAGGCCATCGCCACCTTCGGCCTGCAAATCGCCGGACTGGGGTTCAAGCTGTATCTGCAGACCGCCGACAACGCGCTGCTGCATTGGCAGGTGCCGAGTGCGCAGACCGCCAACGAACTGTTCAGCGTGGCGGGCCAGGCAGTCACCGACAACGGCAACCAGGTCGCCTTGCTCGATGGCTCGCTGACCCCGCGCGAGTTCGTGCGCCGGGTCATCCGCGCTGGGGAGTTGGTGGTGCTTCAGCAGGGCGGGTTATGGAACGTCCTGGGGCCGATGCATGACCTTGAGCAACTGCCGTTGGGCTCGGGCGCCATGGTGCTCAGTGCCTCGTTCCTGACGGCCGATGACGCCGCACGCCATGCCCACGAGAAGATCGGCTTTCGCCGTGGGACCGCTCTGGGTGGCTACCTCCTCAAGAAGACCGACGGGCGGTTTGTGTTCACTGATCCGGTGAGCATCCACGGTGACGGCTTTGCCTCCGACCTGCTGCTGCCGACACAGGGCAGTGGCTTGCTGGTGCCCCCGGCGGGTTATGAAATTCATGCCCGCTACGCGTCCCATGCGGCTTTGTCCTTGAGTGACCTGGGGCGCCAGCGGCGTCTTGGCTGGACCCTTGCCGACCTGGAGGTGAATATCACGATGTTCTCGGACAGGGAGATCCGCTCGGTGATCGAGTCCCGGCAGCCGGCCTATCTGAGCGGGTCGCCGAACAACCTGATCGGCTACACCCCCAGTGGCTCGGCCAATGAATTGCTGGTGCTCAACAACACCACCCGCGAGCCGGGCCAGCATGGGTATTTCGAACGGTTGGAAAGCGGCAAGCTCAAGCCCGTGGACATTGTCAGCCGCCTGGCGGAGGCGGGCAATCTGCAGGTGCTGATTCGCAGCCAGTTGTGGGGGCCGCGTGGCAAGGTCTACAACGACTGGACGCCCAACTTCGAGTACGCCGAAGTGGCTCTGCAAGCCCCGGCGTTTGGTGCGATTTTCAACAGCCAGGACGCGGCGGCACTCAACGCCCACGTTCGCTGGTACGGCAGGAACCTGGATGCCCAGGGAGGGGCGGCCTACATCCTCAAACACCCACAACGCGATGAATTCGTGGTCAGTGAACTGTTGCCGGTCAAGCCGGACGGGCGTTGGTTGAGTGATTCCACCCGAGGCGCCGGGTATCTGGCCGGTGGCGATTTCGCCAAGGGGTTTGTCCTGGTGGGCCTGCTGTATTCACAGCAATGGCTGCCCGTGGGGCTATCCACGACAGAGGCCTGGCTGACGAGTTTTTTTGTCACGCCCGAGGTGTTGTTGCGTGCTGAAGAGGATGCCCGGAATTTACCGCGGTCTTCCACCACTCCCGTGCTGCCGGTGTATTTTTCGACGTTGGACGGGGCCTTGCTGCGGTATCAGCCCCAGGCTTCGTCATTGCTCAAGCAGAGTAGTGGCGGGGACGGTGTGACGATCCAGGGCATGAGCCTGCGCAATGGCTCCCTGGATACCCGCCGCTATATTTCGCTGATTGCCAAGGCCGGAGACTTGCGGGTGTTGTACAGCAGCCAGTGCTGGGACCGACGGGGCCCGGTGAGCGAAAACGCTGTGTTATGGCGGCCCTATAGGAACTTTATCCGTCGTCGCCTGGGGCCGGCTTTCCAGGAGCAGGATGATGCGGTGCGGCATGTGCGCTCGCAGCTGAGCAATCACGATAACGGAGGGATGGGGGGGGTGATCCTCAAACGCCCTGACGGCCTGTTCGTGGCGACCGAACCGTTGAGGGTGCCTCGGGAAGATTTCGATCCCAAGTGGATCCTGCCGGATGAAGTGGTCGCCTCCGGGGGCTTTCCGGCGGGACACACGATTGTCGCGCGCTACCGCACCAGCCCGGTGCGGGAGTTGCCGTTTGCTCTGGAGGTCACGCAAAAAAACGTCTATCGCAACATGCTCTCCACCCGGGTGATCAGTTCATCGTTGCAGTCCCCGGACACGCGCCTGACCCGTGAGTATCTATTGGGCAGTGACGGCTGTGTGCTCAGTTACACCCGAAGCCATACAGTCCTGGAGGATGAGCTGAAAAAGGCCTTGCTGCCGTTGAAGCTCGAACGGGCGGAACTGTTGGATAACCTTGTCGAGCGCCAGATGCGCGATGGCACGCTGACCCCGGTCGAGTTTGTTTCCCGGTTGGGCCAGGCCGGTGTATTGCGGGTCGTGGAGGGGAGCCAGGTGTGGGGTCTGCCCCGCAGGATCAGCACCCCGTTCATTGCCAACCTCGACCGACCTGAGCCGTTATTGATCAGGAACTCGCTGGCCGATCCGCCGTTCAGCCCGGTCTTCACTCAGGAACAGGATGCCGTGCGCTATGCCCATGAGCACTGCAGGCACGGCGAAAGCCTGCAGTTCGGCTACATCTTCAAGTCGCACAGATCGGGGCATTACATGGTCAGTCTGCCGCTGGTGCGCCAGAGCTATCGCGACTACAACCAGGTTTTCCCCCAGGGCCTGTTTCCCCAGGGCTATACGCTCGAAGGTTTCTACCTCTGTGCTACCCGGGAGGTTCTGACAGCGGAGGATGACCCGTTGCATCAGGCGTTCTTTCTGCCCTCGGATATTGATACGGGGATACGCTTCTCCATTCACGGGCTCAAGGACAAAAAACTAACGTTTTACCTGTCGTGCCTGGACGGCGCGCTGCTCAGGTATCAGTACCTTGGCACTGATGAGCAACTGGACACCCTGAGCACGCTACAGACCCTGCGTTTGCAGCTACTGCAGGGGGGCGCCCGCATGCTCGACTACGTGCGCAGCCTGATTGCCCGAGGCAATCTGGATATATTGATCGAGGGCCGTGTCTGGTCCGGCACTGTGCGGGTCGCCGCCGATTGGCGACCCGGTACGGGGGAAGGCTTTTTTGCAACCTGGCAGGCTTGTGGCCCGCTCTTTTCCCTTGCCGACGATGCAGCGCGCGCCATCCATCGCAGGCTCGCGCCGTATCGGGGGCGGGAGTACCTGGCCGCCGTATTGGGCAACCCCACGCGCACCTCGTTTGTCGGAACGCAACCATTGGCGGCCGGGCTCGATACGGCGCAGCAACTGGCACTTTTCTACACGGGGCCCGACGGGCCGGTACAGCCTCTGGTACAGCCGGTGGGCCGCCCGGTGCCGTTACCCGTGTTCCCGTCGCGCTATGAAGTGGTCGCTGCCCAGCTTGTCTATAAAAGCATGCCGTCTACTCAAAGCAGTGATCCCAAGGAACAGAGGCTGATCAATAACTTTGTCGGCCCGACCCTCCTCGGATTCTATCTGCGCGTGGTACGTGCCCATGCGCAACGGCCAGCCAGCGTTTATCTGTCGGTTCGCGAAGGGGCGCTCCTCAAATACATCCCGAGTTTTTCCAGGATGGAAGAGGAGGTCATGGTGTTGGGCACCGGTCTTCAGCCCAGTGTCTTTTTGAAACGCGTGACCAGTAGCGGTGAGCTTTTTGTACTGGAGCGGGATGCGTTATGGCGGTACGAGGGACGCCTGTCAGACGCTCAGGTCGATACCCGCGACGACACGCAAACCGAAGAAATCCAGATGGATGAAGCGTTGAGGATACGCGACCGCGATGAGTTGTAAGGGCGAGGGTCACCTGCCGATACGCCGCCGGTCGATGAGTGTTGAGGAGGCCTAGCGCCTGCGCATCAGGCCAATAAAAAACAGCCCGCCAATCGCCGCCGTGGCTACGCCTATCGGCAGGTCTTCGGGGGCGATCAGGGTGCGCGCGGCGACGTCCACCCAGACCAGGAACAGGCTGCCCACCAGCACACAAACCGGCAATAAGCGCCGGTGCTCGGCGCCCACCAGGCGCCGGGCGATATGCGGCACCATCAGCCCGACAAAGCCAATAGAGCCGCTGATCGACACCAGCACGCCGGTCATCAGCGAGGCAATCAAAAACACCCGCAGCCGTACCGTGCGGGCATTCAGGCCCAGGGTCACGGCGGTCTGCTCGCCGGCCATCAGCGCGTTCAGTGGGCGGGCCATGCCCAGCAGCAACAGCAGGCCCAACAGCACGGTGGCGCTGGGAATCGCCAGCAGTTCCCAGCGTGCCAGGCCGAGGCCGCCGAGCATCCAGAACATCACCGCCGACGCGGCACGATGGTCGCCCATGAACAGCAGCAGATTGGCTGCCGCCATCATCACAAACGACACCGCCACGCCGCACAGCAACAGGCGATCACTCTCCAGCCGGCCGTTGCGACTGGCTACCGCCAGCACCACCAGCATGCTCAGCAAGGCGCCGATAAAGGCGGCGATGGGCAGGGTCAGCAGGCCGATGATCTGGCCGACATGCAGCACCACAATCACCGCGCCCAGGGTGGCGCCCGAGGTCACGCCCAGCAGGTGCGGGTCGGCCAGCGGGTTGCGGGTGACTGCCTGCAAGACCGCGCCGATCAGCGCCAGGCCGGCGCCCACCAGTGCCCCGAGCACCATGCGCGGCACGCGGATCAGCCAGACGATATGCTCCTGGCCCACCGACCAATCCACTTCGCCGATTCCCAGGGCCTTGTGCAACAGAATCCGCCACACCACGTCCACCGGCACCCGCGCCGAGCCGAAGCCCAGCGAGACCACACAGGACACCAGCAGCACCGCACCCAGGGCGGCGAGCAGCAGGGCATAGCGGCGCTCGATCATTGGCCGTGGAACCCCTTGGCCAGGGTTTCCACCGCCAGCACATTGTCGATGCCCGGCGTGGCCTGCACGTAGGGGATCACGATAAAGCGCCGCTGCTTGATCGCATCCACCGATTGCAGGGCCCGGTTATCCAACAGGAACTGGATTTTCTGCTCGGCAGTGATTTCGCTGTAGTCGACGATCACGATCACCTGGGGGTTACGCTCGACGACGGTCTCCCAGTTGACCCGGGTCCAGCTGGCATCCACATCGTCGAGGATATTGCGCCCGCCGGCGGCCGCGATCAGCGCCTGGGGCATGCCCAGGCGGCCGGAGGTCATGGCGCGGTCTTCGCCGCTGTCGTAGAGAAATACCCGTGGCTGTTCGGCGGGCAGGGTTTTCTGCACGGCGCCGACCTGGGCCTGCATCCGGGCGATCAGGGCATTGGCGCGGTCCTGCACGTCGAAGATCCGGCCCAGGTTGCGCAGGTCGTTATAGGTGTCGT comes from the Pseudomonas shahriarae genome and includes:
- the urtB gene encoding urea ABC transporter permease subunit UrtB, with the protein product MPTALHRFLLACLLLLPLAAHAGDAEDFLAANPSQQAKLLQDWAAQPDPARIELVNALQQGQLTVNGEPKTVRLNNRLRGLIDNVQASQQLLAADPTVRLAAARTLQKSAQPAQLKFLDQQLASEADDDVHSALSLALANLQLVDPDPAVRLAAVRLLGSTGDPLARTRLEALLAPGVETDAGVHTAAETSLAQVKRKLLVGEILGQAFSGMSLGSILLLAALGLAITFGLLGVINMAHGEMLMLGAYSTYVVQLLMQRYMPQAIEFYPLIALPVAFFVTAGIGMALERTVIRHLYGRPLETLLATWGISLMLIQLVRLLFGAQNVEVANPAWLSGGIQVLPNLVLPYNRIVIIGFALCVVVLTWLLLNKTRLGLNVRAVTQNRNMAACCGVPTGRVDMLAFGLGSGIAGLGGVALSQIGNVGPDLGQSYIIDSFLVVVLGGVGQLAGSVMAAFGLGIANKILEPQIGAVLGKILILALIILFIQKRPQGLFALKGRVID
- the urtA gene encoding urea ABC transporter substrate-binding protein, translating into MKRRSLIKAFTLSASIAAMGLTWTVQAAETIKVGILHSLSGTMAISETSLKDMALMTIDEINAKGGVNGKMLEAVVVDPASNWPLFAEKGRQLLTQDKVAVVFGCWTSVSRKSVLPVFEELNGLLFYPVQYEGEEMSPNVFYTGAAPNQQAIPAVEYLMSEEGGSAKRFFLLGTDYVYPRTTNKILRAFLHSKGVADKDIEEVYTPFGHSDYQTIVANIKKFSAGGKTAVVSTVNGDSNVPFYKELANQGLKATEVPVVAFSVGEEELRGIDTKPLVGNLAAWNYFQSVENPVNAKFVADWKAYAKKHNLPGADKAVTNDPMEATYVGIHMWAQAAEKAKSTDVDKVREALAGQTFAAPSGYTLTMDKTNHHLHKPVMIGEIQSDGQFSVVWQTEGPIRAQPWSPYIPGNDKKPDHAVKSN
- a CDS encoding DUF4329 domain-containing protein, which translates into the protein MERPKRGWFGGGLQSDAVLPPVGPAFASMDDAARYAHQQIGRRRDVEYGGVILESLADGYFHSTEPIAGERNSFDHWKVLKVDSNGQYLAPEGYRCVADYHSHPDLFDEFEANNPQFSDRQVRALNGFFSDIDLAINILERGFFSASYLSAPDGALLKHVTSGSEEERRFGVWLDQKLHFNHEDGIPDNKPESLIKKVLSVSQLSFVVSSPLWGGSVGTVPKQWQPYSPFASHTYDLPACGPVQAGLTAALAVLQARSPQRTRPVFILKHVDKEDYVLSEPQADGAPALSVQQLFPRTPDGKRVVHDHFHWVGVYLGKTPTPVRLAALEPWLYRNFFTPLELATQLYQGHQATDLLGPGRQLWFYRNLNDGALLRYTCGFSAAETELFRVAPSGRVVDNQIDSALLAGTLRPRDFVLRVAAAGHLAVIRAGKIWDKVGPVDGHWRACSLIPKPVLSPPFATADDAARWAHNRIGERRDKEYGGAVLKQGGRYFATEPVAGASIQFDFRTMMATDEHDYFIAPSPYDCHAFYHSHPAGSAGEQQLHEQFSADQVRVFISFFSSADQAFIIGNREFAPAHYLSGPEGSLLKYMSSGSAAEQKLLKQLTGELEIEPFTDFEGAIWGFADVGDLRVVLPNRVWGGARGRISRGWRLGNPVAPAGSVQEQPFFTPVAGMGHVAALIALNNLDSLPPAAYQGFVLKHQTRSSYVATLPVAAGSTLASLFPTRADGQPKLLSNYRVVGVYRNAPRFEPGQLPASEAWLYKRFASPALWVDAMTQAIATFGLQIAGLGFKLYLQTADNALLHWQVPSAQTANELFSVAGQAVTDNGNQVALLDGSLTPREFVRRVIRAGELVVLQQGGLWNVLGPMHDLEQLPLGSGAMVLSASFLTADDAARHAHEKIGFRRGTALGGYLLKKTDGRFVFTDPVSIHGDGFASDLLLPTQGSGLLVPPAGYEIHARYASHAALSLSDLGRQRRLGWTLADLEVNITMFSDREIRSVIESRQPAYLSGSPNNLIGYTPSGSANELLVLNNTTREPGQHGYFERLESGKLKPVDIVSRLAEAGNLQVLIRSQLWGPRGKVYNDWTPNFEYAEVALQAPAFGAIFNSQDAAALNAHVRWYGRNLDAQGGAAYILKHPQRDEFVVSELLPVKPDGRWLSDSTRGAGYLAGGDFAKGFVLVGLLYSQQWLPVGLSTTEAWLTSFFVTPEVLLRAEEDARNLPRSSTTPVLPVYFSTLDGALLRYQPQASSLLKQSSGGDGVTIQGMSLRNGSLDTRRYISLIAKAGDLRVLYSSQCWDRRGPVSENAVLWRPYRNFIRRRLGPAFQEQDDAVRHVRSQLSNHDNGGMGGVILKRPDGLFVATEPLRVPREDFDPKWILPDEVVASGGFPAGHTIVARYRTSPVRELPFALEVTQKNVYRNMLSTRVISSSLQSPDTRLTREYLLGSDGCVLSYTRSHTVLEDELKKALLPLKLERAELLDNLVERQMRDGTLTPVEFVSRLGQAGVLRVVEGSQVWGLPRRISTPFIANLDRPEPLLIRNSLADPPFSPVFTQEQDAVRYAHEHCRHGESLQFGYIFKSHRSGHYMVSLPLVRQSYRDYNQVFPQGLFPQGYTLEGFYLCATREVLTAEDDPLHQAFFLPSDIDTGIRFSIHGLKDKKLTFYLSCLDGALLRYQYLGTDEQLDTLSTLQTLRLQLLQGGARMLDYVRSLIARGNLDILIEGRVWSGTVRVAADWRPGTGEGFFATWQACGPLFSLADDAARAIHRRLAPYRGREYLAAVLGNPTRTSFVGTQPLAAGLDTAQQLALFYTGPDGPVQPLVQPVGRPVPLPVFPSRYEVVAAQLVYKSMPSTQSSDPKEQRLINNFVGPTLLGFYLRVVRAHAQRPASVYLSVREGALLKYIPSFSRMEEEVMVLGTGLQPSVFLKRVTSSGELFVLERDALWRYEGRLSDAQVDTRDDTQTEEIQMDEALRIRDRDEL
- a CDS encoding FecCD family ABC transporter permease → MIERRYALLLAALGAVLLVSCVVSLGFGSARVPVDVVWRILLHKALGIGEVDWSVGQEHIVWLIRVPRMVLGALVGAGLALIGAVLQAVTRNPLADPHLLGVTSGATLGAVIVVLHVGQIIGLLTLPIAAFIGALLSMLVVLAVASRNGRLESDRLLLCGVAVSFVMMAAANLLLFMGDHRAASAVMFWMLGGLGLARWELLAIPSATVLLGLLLLLGMARPLNALMAGEQTAVTLGLNARTVRLRVFLIASLMTGVLVSISGSIGFVGLMVPHIARRLVGAEHRRLLPVCVLVGSLFLVWVDVAARTLIAPEDLPIGVATAAIGGLFFIGLMRRR
- a CDS encoding ABC transporter substrate-binding protein, with product MILRSLLCLTLLCGATQAFAEATRYPLKIQSCNREVTFNQAPEHAVSHDINMTQMMLALGLKSRMVGYSGVTGWKAVTPQMATLLDGLPELAAKYPSVETLLNANVDFFFAGWDYGMRVGGDLTPQTLQPLGINVLELTESCAFVMKRPAATLDDTYNDLRNLGRIFDVQDRANALIARMQAQVGAVQKTLPAEQPRVFLYDSGEDRAMTSGRLGMPQALIAAAGGRNILDDVDASWTRVNWETVVERNPQVIVIVDYSEITAEQKIQFLLDNRALQSVDAIKQRRFIVIPYVQATPGIDNVLAVETLAKGFHGQ